CGAGGAAGGTGGGGACGAGGAGGGCGGCGATCTCGTCGAGGTCGGCACCCAGGCCGTCGCGAAGACCACCACGACCCGCGAGCCCGCGGAACGCACCGACGATCCGGTGCGCATGTATCTGCGCGAGATGGGCTCGGTGGAGCTTCTCTCCCGCGAGGGCGAGATCGCCATCGCCAAGCGCATCGAGGCCGGCCGCGAGGCGATGATCGAGGGGCTGTGCGAAAGCCCGCTCACCTTCCAGGCGATCATCATCTGGCGCGACGAACTCAACGACGGCAAGATCCTGCTGCGCGACATCATCGATCTGGAAGCGACCTATGCCGATCCGGAAGGCAAGGGCGCGCCGGACGCGACCGCTTCGGGCGAGGGGGCGCAGGCCCAGACCGGCGAGCAGAGCTCCCAGGGCGAGAGTGACAGCGACAGCGAGAGTGACAGCGACAGCGACGACGACAGCGACGACGATTTCGAATCCAACGTCTCGCTGTCGGCGATGGAAGCCGAGCTGAAGCCGAAGGTCCTGGAGACCTTCGACAACATCGCCGAGAACTACAAGAAGCTGCGCCGTCTGCAGGACCAGAAGGTCGAGATCCGGCTGCAGCAGAACAAGTCCCTGTCGCCGAGCCAGGAAAAGCGCTTCAAGAAGTTCCGCGACGACATCATCACGGACGTGAAGAGCCTGTCGCTCAACCAGAACCGCATCGATTCGCTGGTCGAGCAGCTCTACGACATCAACAAGCGCCTGATCGGCTACGAGGGCCGTCTGATGCGGCTGGCCGACAGCTACGGCGTGCAGCGCGAGGACTTCCTGCGCCAGTACCAGGCCTCCGAGCTCGATCCGAACTGGGTGCGGCGCGTGGCGAGCCTGGCCAGCCCCGGCTGGCGCCCCTTCGTCCAGAAGGAGAAGGAGACGATCCGCGAGCTGCGCCAGGAGATCCACACGCTGGCCACCGAGACCGGCCTGGAGATCACCGAGTTCCGCAAGATCGTCGCCAAGGTCCAGAAGGGCGAGCGCGAGGCCCGGATCGCCAAGAAGGAGATGGTCGAGGCCAACCTGCGCCTGGTGATCTCCATCGCCAAGAAATACACCAACCGCGGCCTGCAGTTCCTGGACCTGATCCAGGAGGGCAACATCGGTCTGATGAAGGCGGTGGACAAGTTCGAGTACCGGCGCGGCTACAAGTTCTCCACCTACGCCACCTGGTGGATCCGGCAGGCGATCACCCGCTCGATCGCCGACCAGGCCCGCACCATCCGCATCCCGGTCCACATGATCGAGACGATCAACAAGATCGTGCGGACCTCGCGCCAGATGCTGCACGAGATCGGCCGCGAGCCGACCCCGGAGGAGCTGGCCGAAAAGCTGCAGATGCCGCTGGAGAAGGTCCGCAAGGTCCTCAAGATCGCCAAGGAGCCGATCTCGCTCGAAACCCCGATCGGTGACGAGGAGGACTCCCACCTCGGCGACTTCATCGAGGACAAGAACGCGGTCCTGCCG
The DNA window shown above is from Amorphus orientalis and carries:
- the rpoD gene encoding RNA polymerase sigma factor RpoD translates to MATKTTESEAPQDAQPETSDGPLLDLSDAAVKKMIKTAKKRGYVTYDELNEVLPSEEVTSEQIEDTMAMLSDMGINVVEQEEAEAEEGGDEEGGDLVEVGTQAVAKTTTTREPAERTDDPVRMYLREMGSVELLSREGEIAIAKRIEAGREAMIEGLCESPLTFQAIIIWRDELNDGKILLRDIIDLEATYADPEGKGAPDATASGEGAQAQTGEQSSQGESDSDSESDSDSDDDSDDDFESNVSLSAMEAELKPKVLETFDNIAENYKKLRRLQDQKVEIRLQQNKSLSPSQEKRFKKFRDDIITDVKSLSLNQNRIDSLVEQLYDINKRLIGYEGRLMRLADSYGVQREDFLRQYQASELDPNWVRRVASLASPGWRPFVQKEKETIRELRQEIHTLATETGLEITEFRKIVAKVQKGEREARIAKKEMVEANLRLVISIAKKYTNRGLQFLDLIQEGNIGLMKAVDKFEYRRGYKFSTYATWWIRQAITRSIADQARTIRIPVHMIETINKIVRTSRQMLHEIGREPTPEELAEKLQMPLEKVRKVLKIAKEPISLETPIGDEEDSHLGDFIEDKNAVLPIDAAIQSNLRETTTRVLASLTPREERVLRMRFGIGMNTDHTLEEVGQQFSVTRERIRQIEAKALRKLKHPSRSRKLRSFLDS